GAAAAGGATACCCAGCAGGGTAGAGCGGTGGGGGAGTGCATCTGCGTGATACGCGGTGGTGCGATTCTTCTCGCTCGCTGGAGCTTTTTGGGAAGGCGTAGCTGGGCTTGTCATGCCCTTTAGTTTCGCATACCTTAATCCCACTTCTGGGATAAGGCGCGGTGTGAGCTGGCTTATTAACTAGCAAAGTGCGCAGGGCCGCGGGCCTTTTAGGGGCCCTGCGTACCCTGCGCGCTGCGAGGCACGCCGGAACCGCGGTTAGAACGGCAGCTTGCGGAAGATAGGCTGCGGGATGAACTTGAATGCCAACGAGACGTACTTGAACAGCGGGTGGACGTAGATGGATTGCTTGCCATCCAGTACCGCCTGCACGGTGGCCTTGGCCACGTCAGAGACGTTGACGGTCAGCGGGGCATCGCCGGCCTCGGCCGACATCTTGGTGCGAACCTGGCCCGGCCGAACGACGAGCACGTTGGCACCGGTACCGCGCAGTGCTTCATCCAAGTTGATGTAAAAACCATCCACGCCGGCCTTGGAGGCGCCGTAGACAAAGTTGGAGCGGCGCACGCGCATGCCGGCCACCGAGGACATCGCCACGATGGTGCCGTGGCCCTGCTGCTTGAACTTTTCGGCCAACAGCACGCCGACGGAGACGGGGGCGGTGTAGTTGGTCTGGGCAGAAGCCACGGCCTTGTCGTGGTTTTGCCACAGCTCTTCCTGATCCCCCAGGGTGCCAAAGGCCACGATGGCGATATCGACATCGCCGCGCTCCCAGGCCTTATCGATGACCGCCGGGTGCGATTCAAAGTCGGTGGCATCAAAGTCCACGACCTCGACATCCGCGCCGCGGGCTTCTAGGTCAGCCTGTGCCTTCTCGATGCGCGGGGACTGGGCGCGGGCAGCCAGGGTGACCTTGGCGGGTCCGCGCTCAAGGAACTCGGCGACAACGCCGAGGCCGATTTCAGAGGTACCGCCCAAAAGCAGGATGTGCTGGGCTTGGCCTACTGCATTAAGCATGGTTGAAAAATCTCCTTCATGAGGGTGGTTATGAGTCCAGTGATTAGTGCAGCTCGAGGCGGCGGGACATATCGGAGGCAAAGACCCCGGTGGGGTCGATGTCATTGCGGGTCTTGAGCCAGCCTTCCAGGCCCGGGTACATCTTGTGGAAGTTTTCGGCGGAGGTGCGCGATTCCTTTGCCAAGTACAGGCGGCCGCCAAATTCCATGACGCGGCGATCCAGGTCATCGAGAAGCTCGCCCAAGCCCGGGCGGATGGGGAAGTCCACGCAGACGTTCCAGCCCGGCATCGGGTACGACAGCGGCGCGCGGTTTCCTTCGCCGAAGAGCTTGAATACGTTGAGCGCGGAGTAGTGGCCGGAGCGCTGGATATCGCGAATGATCTCCTTGAATGGCTCCACGGCCTCTGTGGGAACGACGAACTGGTACTGCAAAAAGCCCTTGGAACCGTAGCCGCGGTTCCACTCACCAATGAGATCGAGCGGCTGGTAGAACTGCGTCAAGTTCTTGACCTGGTTCTTCGCCGGCGCGCCCATGGTGTAGTAGGCCAAGCCCACAGCGGACAGGCTGAGCTTATTCAGCGTCCAAGACGGGAAGATATCCGGCACGGTCATCAGCTGCGGCGCGTTGAACTTCAGCGGATCCTTCGCCAGCTTGGGGGCCAATTCCTCGAGCTGCGCCAAGGTGGCCAGCGAGCCGCGGGAAATGGTGGAGCGGCCTAGCTTCGGCTCAGGGGAGATGACATCGAACCAGGCGGAGGAATAGGTGTAGTTGTGCTCCGAACCATCCGAGTGGAAGGCAATGGTTTCTTCCAGGTTATCGGTGCGATCCGTATCCGCGATGAAGTAGGCGGTCTCCGTCTTGGTCATGCGGATGGTAGCGCGCAGGATGATGCCGGTAAGGCCCATGCCGCCGATGGTGGCCCAGAAGAGCTCACCGCTCGGGTCATCCTCGCTGCCCTCT
The window above is part of the Corynebacterium accolens genome. Proteins encoded here:
- a CDS encoding FAD-binding oxidoreductase codes for the protein MELHTTEKSLHGWGRTAPTTAHVLSTEDVDVIKNAVAQVADDNSDKPAHLRRGVIARGMGRSYGDPAQNGGGLVIDMQKLNKIHSIDPETALVDVDGGVTLDQLMKAALPYGLWVPVLPGTRQVTIGGAIGPDIHGKNHHSAGSFGNHVVSIELLVADGRVLHLTPEGSEDDPSGELFWATIGGMGLTGIILRATIRMTKTETAYFIADTDRTDNLEETIAFHSDGSEHNYTYSSAWFDVISPEPKLGRSTISRGSLATLAQLEELAPKLAKDPLKFNAPQLMTVPDIFPSWTLNKLSLSAVGLAYYTMGAPAKNQVKNLTQFYQPLDLIGEWNRGYGSKGFLQYQFVVPTEAVEPFKEIIRDIQRSGHYSALNVFKLFGEGNRAPLSYPMPGWNVCVDFPIRPGLGELLDDLDRRVMEFGGRLYLAKESRTSAENFHKMYPGLEGWLKTRNDIDPTGVFASDMSRRLELH
- a CDS encoding decaprenylphospho-beta-D-erythro-pentofuranosid-2-ulose 2-reductase — encoded protein: MLNAVGQAQHILLLGGTSEIGLGVVAEFLERGPAKVTLAARAQSPRIEKAQADLEARGADVEVVDFDATDFESHPAVIDKAWERGDVDIAIVAFGTLGDQEELWQNHDKAVASAQTNYTAPVSVGVLLAEKFKQQGHGTIVAMSSVAGMRVRRSNFVYGASKAGVDGFYINLDEALRGTGANVLVVRPGQVRTKMSAEAGDAPLTVNVSDVAKATVQAVLDGKQSIYVHPLFKYVSLAFKFIPQPIFRKLPF